Within Massilia litorea, the genomic segment GCGCCCAGCAGCAGGCGGAAGTCGATCTTGCCAGTGACGCGCCCGACCACCAGCATCGCCAGCATCGTCCCCAGGCCCGAAGGGGCGGTGACCAGGCCGGCCAGCGCCGCCGGATAGCCCATCAGGCCTTGCAGCATGGTCGGCATCAGGGCGCGCGTGGCGAACAGCACCATGCCGACCGTGAAGATGAGGAACAGGCCGGTGACGTAGTTCGGGTTCTTCAGCAGGCGGTAGTCGAGGAAGGACTGGCCGGCCGGGCGCAGCGCCGTGTGCGCGACAAACCAGGAGAGCGACAGCGCCAGCAGCACCGCCTCGATCCAGGTCTCGGTCGACGCGAACCAGTCGTTCTGTTCGCCGCGGTCGAGCAGCATCTGCAGCGCGCCGATCGCCAGGCTCAGGGTGACGAAGCCGAAGGCGTCGAAGCTCACGCGGCGGTTCGGGACGGTCGGCCGGATGTAGCGCCAGATGCCGTAGAAGGCGATGGCGCCGATCGGCACGTTGATGAAGAAAACCCAGCGCCAGTTATAGCTGTCGGTCAGCCAGCCGCCCAGGGTCGGTCCGAGAATGGGACCGATCATCACGCCCATGCCCCAGACCGCCATCGCCGAGCCGTGCTTCTCGCGCGGGTTGATGTCGAGCAGGACCGATTGCGAGAGCGGCACCAGGGCCGCCCCGAACACCCCCTGCAGCACCCGCGCGGCGACGATCTGGGCCAGCGACCCGGCCAGCCCGCACAGGACGGAAGCGAGCGTGAAGCCGGCCACCGAGACCAGGAACACCTTCTTCAGGCCGAAGCGGTCGACCAGCCAGCCGTTCAGGGGCGTGGCGATCGCGGCGGCCACGATGAAGGAAGTCAGGACCCAGGTAATCTGGTCGGTCGACGCCGACAGCGAGCCCTGCATGTGCGGCAGGGCGACGTTGGCGATGGTGCCGTCGAGGGCCTGGATGATGGTCGCCAGCATGATCGAGATCGTGATCATGCGGCGGTTGATCGGCGGGCTTGCAGCTGCGGTGGAGGCCTGCACGGTCCTAGTCTCCGCCTTCGATGCGCGCGCGCAGGGCTTCGAGCAGGTCGGCGGCGGCGCTCAGCGTCTCCTGCGGCACGCCCTCGAGCATGGTCAGGCGGAAGGCGTCGGCTTCCTTGCGCACCCGGGCGTAGAGCGTGCGGCCGTCGTCGGTCAGGTGCGCCAGCTTGACGCGCCGGTCGAGCGGGGAGGGCGCGCGCCGCACCAGGCCGTCGCGTTCCAGGCGATCGAGCATCGAGACCACCGACGGCCCTTCGATGCCGAGCAGGTCGGCCAGCTCGCGCTGCGAGGGCGGCTCCTTCGATTTGGCGATCATGGCGATCGTCATCCAGCCGGCCTGGCCGATGCCGAGGTCCTTCAGGCGCGCGTCGATCGCCAGGCGCCAGCTGCGCGCGGTTGCGTGCAGGGCGGCGGAGAAGCGCTCTTCGGGGGTTTGAGACATAGATAGGCGCCAAATGAGTAGGTATCTATCTAGTTTATCAAATGAAACGCTCTGCGGTAAAGTGGCGTTCGATTCGATGCGAGTGGAGTCGTTTGCGGTACGGGACGGTTGTGCACCGTAGGGTGGGCTCTCCGAGCCCACGCGCGATACGTACCGGCTCCGATGTCGTGCTCGACGATCTTGATTGCGCGTATCACCGCGTGGGCTCGAGAGCCCACCCTACGGTGCACCGCCGCCTCAGGTTACCATCTGGCGTTCCAGGAACACCTCGAAGGCCTCGCGCGGCACCGCCGGCGAGAAATGCCACCCCTGGATGTAGTCGCACCCGAACGCCGCCAG encodes:
- a CDS encoding MDR family MFS transporter, with translation MITISIMLATIIQALDGTIANVALPHMQGSLSASTDQITWVLTSFIVAAAIATPLNGWLVDRFGLKKVFLVSVAGFTLASVLCGLAGSLAQIVAARVLQGVFGAALVPLSQSVLLDINPREKHGSAMAVWGMGVMIGPILGPTLGGWLTDSYNWRWVFFINVPIGAIAFYGIWRYIRPTVPNRRVSFDAFGFVTLSLAIGALQMLLDRGEQNDWFASTETWIEAVLLALSLSWFVAHTALRPAGQSFLDYRLLKNPNYVTGLFLIFTVGMVLFATRALMPTMLQGLMGYPAALAGLVTAPSGLGTMLAMLVVGRVTGKIDFRLLLGAGFAITAFSLWQMAQYTLVMSQSNIVWPGVIQGIGLGLVFVPLSAATFATLSPQMRAEGTALYSLIRNIGSSIGIAMVQTLLVRNSATMHATLAAQVNGSNAALLDPAGGYSLATTAGAALIDSEITRQASMIAYTNDYWLMMILTAAVIPALLLIRPPKAQAAQGGETAPVEHAALD
- a CDS encoding MarR family winged helix-turn-helix transcriptional regulator produces the protein MSQTPEERFSAALHATARSWRLAIDARLKDLGIGQAGWMTIAMIAKSKEPPSQRELADLLGIEGPSVVSMLDRLERDGLVRRAPSPLDRRVKLAHLTDDGRTLYARVRKEADAFRLTMLEGVPQETLSAAADLLEALRARIEGGD